In Macadamia integrifolia cultivar HAES 741 chromosome 1, SCU_Mint_v3, whole genome shotgun sequence, a single window of DNA contains:
- the LOC122072929 gene encoding uncharacterized protein LOC122072929 gives MADNLVFKRCFVCYEASKIGFLNGCSPFTGLDGCHLKGKFGGILLAAISVDRKNGLFPLAYAVVEYECKDSWLWFLQNLYTALYSTSNDMGYLTFMSDKQKELTDAIKEVFPESHTRHCNRHLYANFRKDYKGEKLKALFWTASRAYREIEWTETMAKIKSINQKAYDFLMENQPSSWSRWAFNHQTKSDHITNNMTKSFNNLVGPYRDKPILYSIDQVRISLMDKLHKRFEQACSYKGTLTPKIKKRMDVIHQHSRSCVALSVGYNEFEVNDGTSRFVVNLNTRKCGCQESQNVGASEAEVNVSQRTRSHNASTALNDSVQARKTGKATAARARRREKEAMQKPNKN, from the exons ATGGCCGACAATCTAGTGTTTAAAAGGTGTTTTGTTTGTTATGAAGCAAGCAAAATAGGGTTTCTTAATGGTTGTAGCCCATTTACTGGGTTGGATGGATGCCATCTAAAGGGAAAGTTTGGAGGGATACTACTGGCAGCTATTTCTGTTGACAGGAAAAATGGATTATTTCCACTTGCCTATGCTGTTGTTGAATATGAGTGCAAAGACAGCTGGCTGTGGTTCCTTCAAAATCTGTATACTGCATTGTATTCTACATCAAATGACATGGGGTATTTAACTTTCATGTCAGATAAGCAAAAG GAGTTAACTGATGCAATTAAGGAGGTTTTCCCTGAATCACATACAAGGCATTGCAATAGGCATTTGTATGCAAATTTCAGGAAAGATTATAAAGGTGAGAAGCTAAAAGCTTTATTTTGGACTGCATCAAGGGCTTACAGAGAAATTGAGTGGACAGAGACAATGGCTAAGATCAAGAGTATAAATCAAAAAGCATATGATTTTCTGATGGAAAACCAGCCTAGTTCATGGTCAAGATGGGCATTTAATCACCAAACAAAAAGTGATCACATAACCAACAACATGACAAAGTCCTTCAATAACTTGGTAGGCCCGTATAGAGACAAACCCATCTTATATTCAATTGATCAAGTGCGGATAAGTTTGATGGATAAATTACATAAGAGGTTTGAGCAAGCTTGTTCTTACAAGGGGACTTTGACACCAAAGATTAAGAAGAGAATGGATGTGATCCACCAGCATTCAAGATCTTGTGTGGCCCTATCAGTAGGATATAACGAATTTGAGGTGAACGATGGCACATCAAGATTTGTGGTAAACTTGAATACTCGAAAATGTGGGTGTCAA GAGAGTCAAAATGTGGGGGCTAGTGAAGCTGAAGTCAATGTCTCTCAACGGACAAGATCACATAATGCATCAACTGCATTGAATGATAGTGTTCAAGCAAGGAAAACAGGGAAAGCAACAGCAGCTCGGGCAAGAAGACGTGAAAAGGAGGCAATGCAGAAACCAAACAAGAATTAA
- the LOC122085195 gene encoding uncharacterized protein LOC122085195, which translates to MLPDSRVMIDIWNDDTLMQVLSIFEELRVLMVYVSNVKQFDNGFGGHTINGYPFKVVGRDIPRRRQRNEVQPPSIGIGSFVHYESGTSRVPKPIVQSACCSGISIGRTGASNMRSSEDGSGTIPGIISSHSEKGKSIVDVVEVIDEANDVTNTYSSGCEYVMSDSEDEDWKMQSDDGFKDISKSGSEEEVHFEDGDGSEGDEASIGTDDLSDYDSDEFHAPQVRRARSVFDVEGKVQLEDGMIFDDVDHFRRELKDYAIQEGFHLQRIKNERTRVTVICADDGCQWRIHASPTEDKITFMIKSFNPQHTCSQRKDKNPDATSRWIANKLGPQLKADPELSTNSIRAMLWKDYKIQPSYSQIWRARLLAKEVNEGSHAKSYSKLPRYGETVRQINPGSMFNLQFISRTNIADNPVFKRCFVCYEASKRGFLNGCRPFIGLDGCHLKGKFGGTLLAAISVDGNNGLFPLAYAVVESECKDSWLWFLQNLYTALYSTSDDMGYLTFMSDKQNVPSYQFLFKCFYFFFLYQLLISDFFFFFFFFFFLIGCVGVN; encoded by the exons ATGCTGCCTGATAGTAGGGTTATGATTGATATATGGAACGATGACACACTCATGCAAGTGTTGTCTATTTTTGAAGAGTTGAGGGTTCTTATGGTGTATGTGTCAAATGTGAAGCAGTTTGACAATGGTTTTGGTGGTCATACCATTAATGGCTATCCATTCAAAGTTGTTGGTAGAGATATTCCAAGAAGAAGACAGAGGAATGAAGTGCAGCCTCCTAGCATTGGAATTGGATCATTTGTTCATTATGAAAGTGGTACATCTAGAGTACCAAAACCGATAGTCCAGAGTGCTTGTTGCTCAGGTATTTCTATAGGCAGAACTGGTGCATCCAACATGAGATCAAGCGAAGATGGTAGTGGTACAATCCCCGGGATAATTTCAAGTCATAGTGAGAAAGGAAAATCTATTGTAGATGTGGTAGAGGTGATAGATGAGGCAAATGATGTGACTAATACATACTCAAGTGGATGTGAGTATGTTATGTCTGACTCGGAAGATGAAGACTGGAAAATGCAAAGTGATGATGGCTTTAAAGATATTAGTAAAAGTGGAAGTGAAGAAGAG GTGCACTTTGAAGATGGGGATGGCTCTGAAGGTGATGAAGCATCTATTGGAACTGATGACTTATCAGATTATGACTCCGATGAGTTCCATGCACCACAAGTCCGTAGGGCAAGAAGTGTTTTTGATGTTGAAGGAAAAGTCCAACTAGAGGATGGTATGATATTTGATGATGTGGACCATTTTAGGAGAGAATTGAAAGATTATGCAATCCAAGAGGGTTTTCATCTTCagagaataaaaaatgagaggaCAAGGGTAACTGTTATTTGTGCTGATGATGGTTGTCAGTGGAGAATTCATGCATCACCGACTGAAGATAAAATCACTTTTATGATAAAGTCTTTTAATCCTCAGCATACTTGTTCtcaaagaaaagacaaaaaccCGGATGCAACATCAAGATGGATTGCTAACAAACTTGGTCCACAACTCAAAGCAGATCCTGAGTTGTCTACTAATAGTATTAGAGCCATGTTATGGAAGGATTATAAGATTCAACCAAGTTACAGTCAGATTTGGAGGGCACGTCTTCTTGCAAAAGAAGTAAATGAGGGTAGCCATGCCAAGTCGTATTCCAAGCTTCCAAGGTATGGAGAGACGGTTAGGCAAATCAATCCAGGTTCAATGTTTAATCTTCAATTCATTTCAAGAACTAACATAGCCGACAATCCAGTGTTTAAAAGGTGTTTTGTTTGTTATGAAGCAAGCAAAAGAGGGTTTCTTAATGGTTGTAGGCCATTTATTGGGTTGGATGGATGCCATCTGAAGGGAAAGTTTGGAGGGACACTATTGGCAGCTATTTCTGTTGACGGGAACAATGGATTATTTCCACTTGCCTATGCTGTTGTTGAATCTGAGTGCAAAGACAGTTGGTTGTGGTTCCTTCAGAATCTGTATACTGCATTGTATTCTACATCAGATGACATGGGGTATTTAACTTTCATGTCAGATAAGCAAAATGTGCCTTCTTATCAATTTCTCTTTAAatgtttttacttcttttttttatatcaattgctgatttctgatttttttttttttttttttttttttttttttcttattgggtGTGTAGGGGTTAACTGA
- the LOC122086165 gene encoding uncharacterized protein LOC122086165, translated as MATDERAGAEIVRGKEACERFSVELMKELGFPSGVLPTGELVECGRVRATGFVWWKCKAAYEHFNVATNTKNSYAAETTAYVEKGRMKKMTGCKAKQMMLWVPIAEMYIDGNKISFKSSMGVGKSFPIISFMNEEEKKAYLQ; from the coding sequence ATGGCTACTGATGAAAGAGCAGGAGCTGAAATTGTACGAGGAAAGGAAGCTTGTGAGCGATTTTCGGTGGAGCTGATGAAAGAGCTTGGATTTCCTAGTGGTGTACTTCCCACCGGAGAGCTGGTGGAATGCGGGAGGGTGAGAGCCACGGGTTTCGTGTGGTGGAAATGCAAGGCCGCCTATGAGCATTTCAATGTGGCTACCAACACCAAGAACAGCTACGCCGCCGAGACCACGGCGTATGTGGAGAAGgggaggatgaagaagatgactgGTTGCAAGGCTAAGCAGATGATGCTGTGGGTTCCTATTGCAGAAATGTACATTGATGGAAACAAGATCTCCTTCAAGTCATCCATGGGAGTCGGCAAGTCCTTCCCCATCATATCTTTTATGaacgaagaagagaagaaggctTATCTCCAATAA